A window from Podospora bellae-mahoneyi strain CBS 112042 chromosome 1 map unlocalized CBS112042p_1, whole genome shotgun sequence encodes these proteins:
- a CDS encoding uncharacterized protein (EggNog:ENOG503NY2P; COG:S) translates to MSSDNYRGDPNDGGPLDSDDWTSYVPYSMHEATRERVEDGEEHDQEYYDEILREEMAEHERLHASGDAEGLELEVVLEQVPVGNEDDEDDEDEEDEEEEEEEEDEEYEEEDDDNQATAEEREGGQLLRRIVRLVGNGASGAVGLSQRQILALLRGHDLTDLIFDDAEVDEMMYQRRTNRQDPDRFPKVPSEEGRKLMESGAFGSFDIRDRRYKDISRRILDRELGLGGKAEQLRNRGMMLQQMIPVSKPEMIIHYDDPVCCGQFSDDGNFFYTCNKDFKVRLYDTSNVYDWKYYKTFDYPFGQWTMTDADLSPDNRWLAFTSLQPEVAIAPTDPKDTGDSYTLNFAGGHSQPGYGGSFAIFSVRFSGDGRQLVAGTNTDSVVVYDIETRTTLHHVHGHNDDVNAVCFADKNSPHILYSGSDDCTIKVWDTRSIGDGRPAGAFVGHTEGLTYIDSKQDGRYILSNGKDQSMKLWDLRKAMSTSTFLSTNPTAITQSPDYQFDYRWQEYDDSRWYQHPHDNSVVTFRGHKVQRTLIRCHFSPPNSTDSRYVYSGSADGHVYIWNMDATLAKTIDVQKATEPATGSNARLRTRRYRLHSFENDWSTIVRDVGWHPNAPVLVASSWNGSANDTGTASVHGYNEADDDDGEESEDEGMAMGRVVDEKLNAPRVATGGWRQRYDM, encoded by the exons ATGAGTAGCGACAATTACCGCGGCGACCCCAACGATGGCGGCCCGCTGGATTCCGACGACTGGACCTCCTACGTCCCGTATTCGATGCATGAAGCTACTCGCGAGCGGGTCGAAGACGGAGAGGAACATGACCAGGAGTATTATGATGAAATTTTGAGGGAAGAAATGGCAGAACATGAGCGGCTTCATGCGTCCGGCGATGCGGAGGGACTCGAGTTGGAGGTTGTATTGGAGCAGGTTCCGGTCGGtaatgaggatgatgaggatgatgaggatgaagaagatgaagaagaggaagaagaggaagaagatgaagaatatgaagaagaagatgatgataatCAAGCTACtgccgaggagagggaggggggtcaGCTACTGAGGAGAATTGTGAGACTTGTTGGGAATG GTGCTTCGGGGGCAGTTGGGTTGAGCCAGCGACAGATTCTTGCTTTGCTGAGAGGGCATGATCTTACGGACTTGAtttttgatgatgccgaggttgatgagatgatgtATCAGCGGCGGACCAACAGACAAGACCCGGATAGGTTTCCCAAGGTACCgagtgaggaggggaggaaacTGATGGAGTCGGGGGCGTTTGGGTCGTTTGATATCCGTGATCGGAGGTATAAGGATATCTCGAGGAGGATTCTCGATCGAGAGCTAGGTCTGGGCGGCAAGGCTGAGCAGCTGAGGAATCGAGGAATGATGCTGCAACAGATGATACCGGTATCCAAGCCAGAGATGATTATCCATTACGACGATCCCGTTTGTTGCGGCCAGTTCTCCGACGATGGCAACTTCTTTTACACCTGCAACAAAGACTTTAAAGTACGGTTATACGATACCTCGAATGTTTACGACTGGAAGTACTACAAAACGTTCGACTACCCGTTTGGTCAATGGACGATGACCGATGCCGACCTCAGTCCTGATAACCGCTGGCTGGCGTTTACGTCGTTGCAGCCTGAAGTTGCGATTGCTCCCACCGACCCGAAGGATACCGGCGATTCATACACACTTAACTTTGCCGGAGGGCACAGTCAGCCTGGATATGGTGGGAGctttgccatcttctccGTGAGGTTCTCGGGCGATGGGCGTCAGCTTGTCGCGGGCACGAATACCGACTCCGTGGTAGTGTATGACATCGAAACACGCACAACACTACATCATGTTCATGGGCATAACGACGATGTGAACGCCGTTTGCTTTGCCGACAAGAACTCTCCTCACATCCTGTACTCCGGCTCAGATGACTG TACGATTAAAGTATGGGACACCCGTTCCATTGGTGATGGCCGCCCAGCCGGGGCCTTTGTAGGACACACCGAAGGCCTTACATATATCGACTCCAAGCAGGATGGTCGTTACATCCTTTCCAATGGTAAAGACCAGTCGATGAAACTGTGGGACCTGCGCAAAGCAATGTCTACCTCCACCTTCCTTTCAACAAACCCAACGGCCATCACTCAATCTCCAGATTATCAGTTCGACTACCGCTGGCAAGAATATGACGACTCACGATGGTATCAGCACCCGCACGACAACTCAGTCGTGACTTTCCGTGGACACAAGGTTCAGAGGACACTCATCAGATGCCACTTTTCGCCACCCAACAGCACAGATAGTCGATACGTCTACTCTGGAAGTGCAGATGGGCATGTATACATTTGGAACATGGACGCCACACTCGCGAAGACCATTGACGTTCAAAAAGCCACAGAGCCAGCCACTGGAAGCAACGCGAGACTCAGGACGAGGCGGTATAGATTGCATAGCTTCGAGAATGACTGGAGTACTATTGTGAGAGATGTGGGATGGCATCCGAATGCGCCGGTACTGGTCGCTAGTTCGTGGAACGGCTCGGCGAATGATACGGGAACGGCAAGCGTGCATGGGTACAACGAGgctgacgatgatgatggggaggagagtgaggatgaggggatgGCAATGGGGAGAGTGGTGGATGAAAAGTTAAATGCCCCGCGGGTGGCTACTGGAGGTTGGAGGCAGAGATATGATATGTAA
- a CDS encoding uncharacterized protein (COG:U; EggNog:ENOG503NYGN), with translation MSLQVDDGGRRARSRSPGRRADVVEASPYSSTDRGFTPSTVTAYSEYERLSQWGSAADEDFYGARPPSVVNLQGQGHIYGDPLEAEYGRYSGRRADRDRDSDSDSQRRRYPEIRTAEPSSSPRDSRDSFGRESDKERRRREKKDKLQDDLAYGKLPGQSKYDAPVPQSIPIPIPNPSASTPSFNYAQPRPYEYGSVPKTDRYGTSLEPAPRPGRSPSPGPSSPLKSAMKRTSSPLPPTNRMSTLSVHSPHHSLSLSSAPPSPLLEAYHGTYQSMSPMPSPLLMPSSPGHHILEALSPLGSDSESEQKKKRRARFHDPVDDAARLAKALKGDRRPPETEPLIEILPGMSHEQIMELRQEYKRLVKTGTERKGVNIAKHIRARLKDEDPSLMKACYATALGRWESESYWANFWYHGDKTRRELLIESLMGRSNEEIRLIKDGFSDKKYGNSLTRAMRTELREDKFKKAVLMVLEGGRQEDVWDGRERRWRIDADLVEQDVRELYKAVKSEKGGESKMLEIVVGRGEEHLREVMRVYREVSRGGNFAKDALKKSGNLVGEVLAHILNGVINKPMRDAMLLQHALKASKKDELRKELLISRLVRYHWDANHMQQVKRAFREQYGQDLSDAVKEGTKDEWGAFCRALCITRMPDAEKVIARVDIHRK, from the exons ATGTCTCTGCAGGTTGACGATGGCGGCCGGCGCGCCCGGTCCCGTTCTCCGGGCCGGCGCGCCGATGTGGTGGAAGCATCACCGTACAGCTCTACCGACCGCGGATTCACGCCCTCTACGGTGACGGCATACAGCGAGTATGAACGACTCTCACAGTGGGGATCTGCCGCCGATGAGGACTTTTACGGCGCGAGACCTCCCTCGGTGGTGAACCTCCAGGGACAGGGTCACATCTATGGTGATCCTCTTGAAGCTGAGTACGGTCGATATAGCGGTAGAAGAGCAGACCGCGACCGGGACTCGGACAGCGACAGCCAGAGACGGAGATATCCTGAGATCAGAACCGCCGAGCCCTCGTCTTCGCCGAGAGACTCCCGCGATTCTTTCGGGAGGGAGTCCGATAAGGAGCGCCGCCgcagggagaagaaggacaagcTCCAGGATGATCTCGCCTACGGGAAGCTGCCGGGGCAATCCAAATATGATGCTCCTGTCCCCCAGTCCATCCCGATCCCGATCCCCAACCCTTCTGCCTCGACGCCATCGTTCAACTACGCCCAGCCGAGGCCTTACGAGTATGGTTCCGTCCCCAAGACAGACCGCTACGGCACCTCGCTCGAACCTGCCCCTCGCCCCGGCCgttccccctctcccggcccatcatcccccttgAAATCCGCCATGAAGCGAACCTCTTCCCCTCTGCCACCAACGAATCGCATGTCAACCCTGTCGGTCCACAgcccccaccactccctctccctctcctccgcccccccttccccgctATTGGAAGCCTACCACGGAACGTACCAATCCATGTCACCCATGCCCTCCCCCCTGCTCatgccctcctctcccggaCATCATATCCTCGAAGCGCTCTCCCCCCTCGGTTCAGACTCTGAATCCgaacagaagaagaaacgACGCGCTAGGTTCCACGACCCGGTCGACGACGCTGCCAGGCTGGCAAAAGCCCTAAAGGGCGACCGCCGCCCTCCCGAAACAGAACCCCTCATCGAAATCCTGCCAGGCATGTCCCACGAGCAAATCATGGAGCTGCGCCAGGAATACAAGCGCCTTGTCAAAACCGGCACGGAAAGAAAGGGAGTCAACATTGCGAAACATATCCGTGCCAGGCTCAAGGATGAGGATCCCAGCTTGATGAAGGCGTGTTACGCTACTGCGCTCGGCAGGTGGGAGAGCGAGAGTTACTGGGCTAATTTTTGGTACCATGGGGATAAGACGCGGAGGGAGTTGCTGATTGAgagtttgatggggaggtcaAACGAGGAGATTAGGCTGATCAAGGATGGGTTTAGTGACAAGAAGTATGGGAATTCTCtgacgagggcgatgaggacggagctgagggaggacAAGTTTAAGAAGGCGGTGCtgatggtgctggagggggggaggcagGAGGATGTTTGGGATGgtagggagaggaggtggaggattgATGCGGATTTGGTGGAGCAGGATGTTAGGGAGTTGTACAAGGCTGTCAAGAGCGAGAAGGGCGGGGAGAGTAAGATGTTGGAGattgtggtggggaggggggaggagcatttgagggaggtgatgagggttTATAGGGAAGTTAGTAGGGGAGGGAACTTTGCCAAGGATGCGCTGAAGAAGAGTGGGAATTTGGTG GGCGAGGTTCTAGCGCATATCCTCAACGGGGTGATCAACAAGCCCATGAGAGACGCCATGTTGCTCCAGCACGCGCTCAAGGCGTCCAAGAAGGACGAGCTGAGAAAGGAGCTGTTGATTTCGCGGTTGGTGAGGTATCACTGGGATGCCAATCACATGCAGCAGGTGAAGCGGGCATTTAGGGAACAGTATGGTCAGGATCTGAGCGACGCTGTGAAGGAGGGCACCAAGGATGAATGGGGTGCTTTCTGCAGGGCGTTGTGCATCACACGTATGCCTGATGCGGAAAAGGTTATTGCGAGGGTCGATATTCATCGGAAGTGA
- the FCR1 gene encoding Fluconazole resistance protein 1 (COG:S; EggNog:ENOG503P7SJ), giving the protein MDGLPTPPNEDFLGHKRHHTISKSVKAVHRTSKRTSYHGHPPSPVHDTHSSHSGDARHKRVWKACERCRMKKTKCDGEFPCKRCKDDGLVCTAGVRKKTEYKQLPRGYAEVLENTQFALIATVHKLYAMVRNHQTWDLGEPDLNDRGQPVIHNIASKLGCIRPSGDMDLPPHAVFPEDEAGLTELARQLEEQQRREAIAAPLSSNGTTTSIPHSHHSRQNTIDSRTDDRASSSSPELDHSDFETSMDNYRKATFGTTTGATSAITMSPASLSYRDFDMSGCPTPSVDGRFPPHTTQSPTSAVSIPTSLNWLNAARTSSTAVMDALEFTSQPAAHYGGYTLDMDMLNQNLLESAFGVGSGVGMKGLACAANPDVTLLGGMGDTMMYGGVYGGDDGLRM; this is encoded by the exons ATGGACGGCttaccaacaccacccaacgAGGACTTTCTCGGTCACAAGAGACACCACACCATCTCCAAGTCAGTCAAGGCCGTTCACAGGACATCAAAACGCACCAGCTATCACGGCCACCCGCCTTCGCCTGTCCATGACACCCACTCATCACACAGCGGAGATGCCAGACATAAGAGAGTGTGGAAGGCCTGCGAGAGGTGCAGAatgaagaagaccaag TGCGACGGAGAGTTCCCCTGCAAGAGGTGTAAGGACGACGGCCTTGTCTGCACAGCTGGAGTTCGCAAGAAGACCGAGTACAAGCAACTACCGCGCGGATACGCAGAGGTGCTCGAGAACACGCAGTTTGCCCTTATTGCCACGGTACACAAGCTTTATGCTATGGTGCGAAACCACCAGACATGGGATCTCGGCGAGCCAGATCTCAACGACAGAGGCCAGCCGGTGATTCACAACATTGCGTCCAAACTGGGGTGTATACGACCCAGCGGGGACATGGACCTGCCTCCTCATGCTGTTTTCCCCGAAGACGAAGCCGGCCTCACCGAACTTGCCAGACAACTAGAGGAGCAACAGAGGAGagaagccatcgccgccccATTATCCAgcaacggcaccaccacttccatcccccacagccaccacagTAGACAAAACACGATCGACTCGCGAACCGACGACCGGGCCAGCTCGTCCTCCCCCGAACTTGACCACTCGGACTTTGAGACCAGCATGGACAACTACCGAAAAGCGACCTTTGGCACCACCACGGGAGCAACCTCAGCGATCACCATGTCACCCGCCAGCCTGTCCTATCGCGACTTTGACATGTCCGGCTGCCCTACGCCTTCGGTGGACGGCAGGTTCCCACCGCACACGACGCAGTCACCTACCTCGGCGGTGAGCATTCCCACCAGTCTGAACTGGCTCAACGCGGCAAGGACTTCTTCTACGGCTGTGATGGACGCGCTGGAGTTTACCTCACAGCCTGCGGCGCACTACGGGGGGTATACGTTGGACATGGACATGCTTAATCAGAATCTGCTAGAGTCCGCGTTTGGAGTTGGAAGTGGGGTGgggatgaaggggttggCTTGTGCGGCGAATCCGGATGTCACGCTTTTGGGGGGAATGGGGGACACGATGATGTACGGGGGGGTGtatgggggggatgatgggttgaggatgtGA
- a CDS encoding uncharacterized protein (EggNog:ENOG503PQTX): MKMRWYIVLGLAHMATCSPVPVLLKERLEIFSDAANGVVTVLQSRSSELSSVISERSEDGSAQTPREVASPQLRPLTKHRPAAQTWEDEMDAPVVTLGDEDLLEVTETDVDITTFASFARPGMPCRHGRLLRENNDMLIIYLATSFLLVVVMVETWGSYVRRQEQGTIRLEESPIREMCSIQSEAAPDVPKDVSDEKKALL; encoded by the exons ATGAAAATGAGGTGGTACATTGTGCTTGGCCTTGCGCATATGGCGACATGCTCGCCTGTGCCTGTTTTGTTGAAGGAACGATTGGAAATCTTCTCGGACGCTGCCAATGGAGTGGTGACTGTCCTCCAGTCCCGGTCGAGCGAGCTCTCCAGTGTTATCTCCGAGAGGAGTGAAGATGGATCTGCGCAAACACCAAGAGAAGTCGCTTCACCGCAGTTGCGACCGCTCACAAAACACCGGCCTGCCGCGCAAACATGGGAGGACGAAATGGATGCGCCTGTCGTGACACTGGGCGATGAGGACTTGCTTGAGGTTACCGAGACCGACGTCGATATCACCACCTTTGCGTCGTTCGCCCGACCAGGAATGCCGTGTCGTCATGGGAGGCTACTACGCGAAAACAACGATATGCTCATCATCTATCTTGCAACGTCTTTCCTTCTTGTGGTGGTAATGGTGGAGACTTGGGGTAGCTATGTGAGGAG ACAAGAGCAAGGCACGATCAGGTTAGAAGAGAGCCCAATTCGAGAGATGTGCTCAATCCAGTCAGAAGCTGCTCCGGATGTCCCCAAGGATGTGTCGGATGAGAAGAAAGCCTTGCTGTGA
- the GPI2 gene encoding glycosylphosphatidylinositol anchor biosynthesis (COG:I; EggNog:ENOG503NZ4F), giving the protein MAPPSGLHQSAIPSDFEKPFPALVRSSTVPASLKSHRADPSHLAPEDAYTPISPPRQPGLFDTGLDTRPRHIRRNDTSRSRSRRRKRFQKLLWVKQSYPDNYTDQATFLENLQRNPRVQPYDFWPLVADSTVILQHVCSVIIFIVCFVGIFQERVSPVSVVGWGSFATFLGWLLWDWWMTQEDQTGAGESGDMTRSMRDGRIYREYRPPRRQDSLPGPSLHQPLPNNISTASISSTSNLPSAASSTTNLLQYNHRPNPTPHQHHDNTSHNSTAPKLLTPGHSHSRSVSSVHSVTSQNSANSPTSTRGPNHDSDPDSLPNTRAYLRVSTIKSAILIYFTLLGLSPILKSLTRSTSSDSIWAMSFWLLAINIFFFDYSGGTPSHISGPHKTKKMPVASLSTNAALMASTVLASRLPSTGQVFSLTLFSIEVFGLFPVFRSYARHRSWRYHFLLTVLLVLGAGGGVGIILGEAPATSWPWKRGLAGMVIGCLISAVAIGGCSWWLIGMQKYKNEIYGPWDPARPIIISRRHWDDD; this is encoded by the exons ATGGCCCCTCCGTCGGGCCTCCATCAATCGGCCATTCCCTCCGACTTTGAGAAGCCCTTCCCAGCCCTGGTGCGCTCCTCGACCGTCCCAGCGAGCCTCAAGTCACACCGCGCCGACCCATCCCATCTGGCCCCCGAGGACGCATATACCCCTATTTCACCACCCAGACAGCCTGGCCTCTTCGATACCGGTCTCGATACGCGGCCACGGCACATCAGGCGTAATGACACGAGCAGGAGTCGTAGTAGAAGGCGGAAGCGCTTCCAGAAGCTCTTATGGGTGAAGCAATCAT ATCCCGACAACTATACCGACCAAGCGACCTTTCTCGAGAACCTACAGCGCAACCCACGGGTGCAGCCGTATGACTTCTGGCCCCTGGTCGCCGATTCGACTGTCATCTTGCAGCATGTCTGCTCCGTCATAATATTCATTGTTTGCTTTGTGGGCATATTTCAGGAGAGGGTGAGCCCCGTGTCGGTAGTCGGATGGGGGAGCTTTGCGACGTTTCTCGGTTGGCTGCTATGGGATTGGTGGATGACCCAGGAGGACCAGACCGGTGCTGGCGAAAGCGGTGACATGACAAGGAGCATGCGGGATGGGCGAATTTACAGAGAATACCGACCCCCTCGGCGACAAGACTCTTTACCTGGGCCAAGTCTTCACCAACCATTGCCGAATAACATCAGCACAGCTAGCATATCGAGCACCTCGAACCTACCATCAGCAGCCAGCTCGACTACCAATCTCCTCCAATACAACCACCGACCAAATCCGACACCTCACCAGCATCATGATAATACCTCCCACAACTCAACAGCACCTAAGCTCCTGACTCCAGGACACTCACACTCGCGCTCTGTCTCCTCAGTTCACTCGGTAACATCGCAGAACAGCGCcaactccccaaccagcaccaGGGGTCCAAACCACGACTCCGACCCagactccctccccaacacaCGCGCGTACCTTCGCGTATCAACCATCAAAtccgccatcctcatctACTTCACCTTGCTGGGCTtatcccccatcctcaagtcCCTCACCCGATCCACCTCTTCCGATTCCATCTGGGCCATGTCCTTTTGGCTCCTAGCAAtcaacatcttcttcttcgactACTCAGGcggcaccccctcccacatctcTGGCCCGCACAAAACCAAGAAAATGCCGGTCGCTTCCTTGTCAACCAACGCCGCTCTCATGGCGTCCACCGTCCTTGCCTCCCGCCTTCCCTCCACAGGCCAAGTCTTCTCCCTCACGCTCTTCAGCATCGAGGTGTTTGGCCTGTTTCCAGTTTTCAGATCATACGCTAGGCACCGAAGCTGGCGGTATCATTTTCTTTTGACTGtgctgttggttttgggagCGGGGGGTGGAGTGGGGATCATATTAGGGGAGGCACCGGCGACGTCGTGGCCATGGAAGAGAGGACTGGCCGGGATGGTGATTGGGTGTTTGATCAGTGCGGTTGCGATTGGGGGGTGCagttggtggttgattggGATGCAAAAGTACAAGAATGAGATTTATGGGCCGTGGGATCCGGCGAGGCCCATTATTATCAGTAGGAGGCATTGGGATGATGATTAG